Proteins encoded by one window of Pseudomonas sp. PSKL.D1:
- the araD1 gene encoding AraD1 family protein — protein MRLIQFEDAAGQRRVGVVEGAQVHTVRATTSTRELALAAIRAGHGLVQQVLARGTDPGPDYAGLLEAGRVLPPLDHEDPAHCLVSGTGLTHLGSAATRDKMHQQGEQDETSLTDTMRIFKWGLEGGKPATGEVGAQPEWFYKGDGSIVVRPGADLPLPAFAEDAGEEPELVGLYVIGDDGTPHRLGYALGNEYSDHVMERRNYLYLAHSKLRACAYGPELRVGELPAHLQGSSRIWRDGKVLWEREFLSGEQNMCHSLQNLEFHHFKYAQFQRPGDVHVHYFGTATLSFADGIKAAPGDTFEIAITEFGAPLRNGIVEAQAPRVPGSVAIL, from the coding sequence ATGCGGTTGATTCAATTCGAAGACGCGGCCGGCCAGCGCCGGGTGGGCGTGGTGGAAGGTGCCCAGGTGCACACCGTGCGGGCAACCACCAGCACCCGCGAGCTTGCCCTGGCGGCGATCCGTGCCGGGCATGGCCTGGTTCAGCAAGTGCTGGCGCGTGGCACTGACCCCGGCCCCGACTACGCCGGGTTGCTGGAAGCGGGCAGGGTACTGCCGCCGCTGGACCACGAAGACCCGGCCCATTGCCTGGTCAGCGGCACCGGCCTGACCCACCTGGGCAGCGCAGCGACGCGCGACAAGATGCACCAGCAGGGCGAGCAGGATGAAACGTCGCTGACTGACACCATGCGCATCTTCAAATGGGGCCTGGAAGGCGGCAAACCGGCAACGGGTGAGGTTGGCGCGCAACCGGAGTGGTTCTACAAGGGGGATGGCAGCATCGTCGTGCGCCCCGGGGCCGACCTGCCGCTGCCGGCCTTTGCCGAGGATGCCGGCGAAGAGCCGGAGCTGGTGGGCCTGTATGTGATCGGCGATGACGGTACGCCCCACCGCCTGGGGTATGCCTTGGGCAACGAGTATTCCGACCATGTGATGGAGCGGCGCAATTACCTGTACCTGGCCCATTCCAAGCTGCGCGCCTGTGCCTATGGCCCGGAGTTGCGGGTGGGCGAACTGCCGGCGCACCTGCAAGGCAGCAGCCGTATCTGGCGTGATGGCAAGGTGCTGTGGGAGCGTGAGTTCCTGTCTGGCGAGCAGAACATGTGCCACAGCCTGCAGAACCTGGAGTTTCATCACTTCAAGTACGCGCAGTTCCAGCGGCCGGGTGACGTGCACGTGCATTACTTCGGCACGGCCACCTTGTCGTTTGCAGACGGTATCAAGGCCGCGCCGGGCGATACCTTCGAAATTGCCATCACGGAGTTCGGCGCGCCGCTGCGCAACGGCATTGTAGAGGCGCAAGCGCCACGGGTGCCGGGGTCGGTTGCCATTCTCTGA
- a CDS encoding aldehyde dehydrogenase (NADP(+)), which produces MLNLLGYNYIAGGRSAAGCVELHSVDACTGETLPYRFTQATPDEVDAAAQAAEAAFPAYRSLPPERRAAFLDAIAEEIDLLDDTFVALVCRETALPAARIKGERARTSNQMRLFAQVLRRGEWLGARIDRAQPERQPLPRVDLRQCRVGVGPVAVFGASNFPLAFSTAGGDTAAALAAGCPVVFKAHSGHMATAECVADAIVRAAQRTGMPDGTFNMIFGGGVGEQLVKHPAIQAVGFTGSLKGGRALCDMAAARPQPIPVFAEMSSINPVVLLPGALEQRGETVATELTASVVQGCGQFCTNPGLVVGIRSPAFSQFAEQLAARMADQPAQTMLNAGTLHSYAQGVAALQALAGVRHLAGRPQQGRQAQPQLFQADAALLLAGNERLQEEVFGPCTVLIEVADPLELRRVVQALQGQLTATLISEPGDLAAFAWLVPELERKAGRLLLNGYPTGVEVCDAMVHGGPYPATSDARGTSVGTLAIDRFLRPVCYQNYPDELLPAALQDANPLGIMRLVDGEVSRAVISRG; this is translated from the coding sequence ATGCTCAATCTACTTGGTTACAACTACATCGCCGGGGGCCGCAGTGCTGCCGGTTGCGTGGAGCTGCACAGCGTCGATGCCTGCACTGGCGAAACGCTGCCATACCGGTTTACCCAAGCCACCCCTGACGAGGTGGACGCCGCTGCGCAGGCTGCCGAGGCGGCGTTTCCAGCCTACCGGAGCTTGCCACCCGAACGGCGTGCCGCGTTCCTCGACGCCATTGCCGAAGAAATTGACCTGCTGGATGACACCTTCGTTGCCCTGGTGTGCCGCGAAACAGCCTTGCCCGCAGCGCGCATCAAGGGCGAGCGGGCGCGCACCAGCAACCAGATGCGCCTGTTCGCCCAGGTGCTGCGCCGCGGCGAGTGGCTAGGGGCGCGTATCGACCGTGCCCAGCCCGAGCGCCAGCCATTGCCGCGGGTGGACCTGCGCCAATGCCGGGTCGGCGTTGGGCCGGTGGCGGTGTTCGGGGCCAGCAACTTCCCGCTGGCGTTTTCCACTGCGGGCGGCGACACCGCCGCGGCGCTGGCAGCGGGTTGCCCGGTGGTGTTCAAGGCGCACTCCGGGCATATGGCCACTGCCGAGTGCGTGGCCGATGCCATCGTGCGGGCGGCCCAGCGCACCGGCATGCCTGATGGCACCTTCAACATGATTTTTGGCGGGGGCGTTGGTGAGCAGTTGGTCAAGCACCCGGCAATCCAGGCCGTTGGCTTTACCGGTTCGCTAAAGGGCGGCCGTGCCCTGTGTGACATGGCAGCAGCCCGGCCGCAGCCGATTCCGGTGTTCGCTGAAATGAGCAGCATCAACCCGGTGGTGCTGCTGCCCGGGGCGCTTGAGCAGCGCGGCGAAACCGTGGCCACCGAGCTGACGGCGTCGGTGGTGCAGGGTTGCGGGCAGTTCTGCACCAACCCCGGGTTGGTCGTCGGCATACGCTCACCCGCGTTCTCGCAGTTTGCCGAGCAATTGGCGGCGCGCATGGCCGACCAGCCGGCGCAAACCATGCTCAATGCTGGCACGTTGCACAGTTATGCGCAGGGCGTCGCGGCGTTGCAGGCTCTGGCCGGCGTTCGCCACCTGGCCGGTCGCCCGCAACAGGGCCGGCAGGCGCAACCGCAACTGTTCCAGGCCGATGCAGCGCTATTGCTGGCCGGGAATGAGCGGCTGCAGGAGGAGGTCTTTGGCCCTTGTACCGTATTGATCGAGGTGGCTGACCCGCTTGAGCTGCGCCGTGTGGTGCAGGCGTTGCAGGGGCAATTGACCGCCACCCTGATTTCCGAGCCGGGCGACCTGGCGGCATTTGCCTGGCTGGTGCCCGAACTGGAGCGCAAGGCCGGCCGGCTGTTGCTCAACGGCTACCCGACCGGTGTGGAGGTGTGTGATGCGATGGTGCATGGCGGGCCTTACCCGGCAACCTCGGATGCCCGTGGCACGTCGGTGGGCACGCTTGCGATCGACCGTTTCCTGCGGCCGGTGTGTTACCAGAATTATCCCGATGAACTGTTGCCGGCGGCGCTTCAGGATGCCAACCCTCTGGGGATCATGCGGTTGGTTGACGGTGAAGTGAGCAGGGCGGTGATAAGCCGCGGTTGA